From Pelotomaculum schinkii, the proteins below share one genomic window:
- a CDS encoding response regulator transcription factor produces MAAKVLVIDDDKKITAFLRRSLVFEGYDVQVAGSGEEGLRLAASWQPDLVLLDVLMPGMDGWEVCRRLRGAGPGLPVLMLTARDEVADRVKGLDLGADDYLVKPFALEELMARVRALLRRKGREEASVQALVFENLTLDHTTREVRRGQRDIQLTVKEFELLSLFMEHPRQVLTRDLIMERVWGFDFSGESNVLEVYIGMLRQKLEEGGEPRLIHTVRGVGYVFK; encoded by the coding sequence ATGGCTGCGAAGGTGCTGGTTATTGACGACGATAAAAAAATTACCGCGTTCCTGCGTCGCTCCCTGGTTTTTGAAGGCTATGACGTCCAGGTGGCGGGGAGTGGCGAGGAGGGCTTGAGGCTGGCCGCGTCGTGGCAGCCCGACCTGGTCCTTTTAGATGTGCTGATGCCCGGCATGGACGGCTGGGAAGTATGCCGCAGGCTGCGCGGCGCAGGTCCGGGGTTGCCCGTCCTGATGCTGACCGCGCGGGATGAGGTAGCCGACCGGGTAAAAGGGCTGGACCTGGGCGCCGACGATTACCTGGTCAAGCCTTTTGCCCTGGAAGAACTGATGGCCCGCGTCAGGGCCCTGTTGCGGCGCAAAGGGCGCGAGGAAGCATCTGTTCAGGCCCTGGTTTTTGAGAATTTGACTCTTGACCATACCACGCGCGAGGTGAGGCGCGGGCAGCGGGATATTCAGCTTACCGTCAAGGAATTTGAGCTGCTGTCGCTTTTTATGGAGCACCCTCGCCAGGTCCTGACCAGGGACTTGATTATGGAGCGGGTGTGGGGGTTTGACTTCAGCGGTGAATCCAACGTCCTGGAGGTGTATATCGGCATGCTCAGGCAAAAGCTGGAGGAGGGCGGCGAGCCGAGGCTGATCCACACGGTTAGGGGGGTCGGTTACGTCTTTAAGTAG
- a CDS encoding S1C family serine protease, with protein MKEFFAHPRVKVLGAFLIAALVVVTVFFAGSWYGFPQVTWPEKAGQASAGTPGTDTIPDIAANTSPAVVRVDTTTVQSSSRSDPFFNDPFFRQFFGDQFRTPSQPQESQGMGSGFIISADGYILTNEHVISGASSIEVTVSTREKSYPAKLVGSDHDLDLAVLKIEPDGNLPTIALGDSDSIRVGDWAIAIGNPYGLDHTVTVGVISAKGRPITVEDRQYRNLLQTDASINPGNSGGPLLNLNGEVIGINTAINAEAQGIGFAIPSNTVKDVYDELVSKGGVTHPWLGVYLQSVTKDIAQYYGLGEQTGAVVASTVSGGPASKAGLQRGDVITQYNGVDITNPNSLTDQVTATPVGSQVEIRFIRDGQTQSVVVTIEAKSSN; from the coding sequence ATGAAAGAATTTTTTGCTCACCCCAGGGTGAAGGTATTGGGCGCTTTCCTGATAGCCGCCCTGGTGGTAGTGACGGTGTTTTTCGCCGGCAGTTGGTACGGTTTCCCGCAGGTCACCTGGCCGGAAAAAGCGGGCCAGGCGTCGGCTGGAACGCCGGGAACCGATACCATCCCGGATATAGCGGCAAACACCAGCCCGGCGGTAGTCCGGGTTGATACCACTACCGTACAAAGCAGCAGCCGATCCGACCCGTTCTTCAACGATCCGTTCTTTAGACAGTTCTTCGGCGACCAGTTCCGTACTCCGTCCCAGCCACAGGAGAGCCAGGGTATGGGTTCAGGGTTCATCATATCCGCGGACGGCTATATCCTCACCAACGAGCACGTTATCAGCGGGGCTAGCAGCATCGAGGTGACGGTATCCACCCGCGAAAAATCATATCCGGCCAAGCTGGTGGGGTCCGACCACGATCTTGACCTGGCGGTGTTGAAAATTGAGCCTGACGGCAACCTTCCAACCATAGCGCTGGGTGATTCCGACAGTATCAGGGTGGGGGACTGGGCCATCGCTATCGGCAACCCCTACGGTTTGGACCACACGGTCACGGTGGGTGTGATCAGCGCCAAAGGGCGCCCCATCACGGTTGAGGACCGCCAGTACCGGAACCTCCTGCAGACTGACGCGTCGATTAACCCCGGCAATAGCGGCGGTCCCCTGCTTAACCTCAACGGCGAAGTAATTGGTATCAACACGGCCATTAACGCTGAAGCGCAGGGCATCGGCTTTGCCATCCCAAGCAACACCGTCAAGGATGTCTATGACGAATTGGTCAGCAAGGGAGGGGTGACGCACCCCTGGCTGGGTGTCTACCTGCAGTCTGTTACCAAGGACATCGCCCAGTATTATGGGCTGGGCGAACAAACCGGTGCCGTTGTCGCCTCAACGGTCAGCGGCGGTCCGGCCAGCAAGGCGGGTCTGCAGCGTGGTGATGTAATCACTCAGTACAATGGCGTCGATATAACCAACCCCAATAGTCTCACAGACCAGGTCACCGCGACACCGGTGGGAAGCCAGGTTGAAATCCGCTTTATCCGGGACGGGCAAACCCAGAGCGTGGTGGTTACCATTGAAGCCAAAAGCAGCAATTGA
- the ytaF gene encoding sporulation membrane protein YtaF, translated as MHILSIVLLALSTSLDSLAVGIVYGLRKIRLPWSSNFLIAFLTGLGTFGAMKAGACIFTLIPPVWASYISSGVMAGAGVWIILQSRGKQGDGSLASSGEGSERTVPLLPGESECVPLVTFEIKALGLLIRILKEPVAVDKDCSGAIDFREACVLGLALTLNNLAGGLGGGMIGLNPGLTALLALVTSLLFFVTGLKLGQTCLSRWIGERSAVIAGLALIAIGVYELLA; from the coding sequence TTGCATATACTGTCGATCGTGCTGCTGGCGCTGTCCACCAGCCTGGACAGTCTTGCGGTCGGAATTGTCTACGGCTTGCGGAAGATCAGGCTGCCGTGGTCGTCAAACTTCCTGATTGCGTTTTTGACCGGCCTGGGCACCTTTGGGGCAATGAAAGCCGGCGCCTGTATCTTCACTCTAATACCCCCGGTATGGGCGTCATATATCAGTTCAGGCGTGATGGCCGGAGCGGGGGTTTGGATTATCCTCCAGTCCAGGGGGAAGCAGGGGGACGGTTCTCTTGCTTCCTCCGGCGAGGGAAGCGAGAGAACCGTCCCCCTGCTTCCCGGAGAAAGTGAATGTGTCCCGCTGGTAACTTTTGAAATCAAGGCCCTTGGTTTGCTGATCCGGATCCTGAAGGAGCCGGTCGCTGTAGACAAAGACTGTTCCGGCGCCATCGACTTCAGGGAGGCCTGTGTCCTGGGCCTTGCGCTGACTTTAAACAACCTGGCCGGAGGCCTGGGAGGCGGTATGATCGGCCTCAACCCTGGGCTTACCGCGCTTTTAGCCCTGGTGACCAGCCTCCTGTTCTTTGTAACCGGCCTTAAGTTAGGCCAAACTTGTCTCTCCAGGTGGATCGGCGAGAGATCCGCCGTTATCGCCGGCCTGGCTCTGATTGCCATAGGCGTCTACGAACTTTTAGCTTAA
- a CDS encoding Nramp family divalent metal transporter: MKLTNLKRSIIMFFAILGPGIITANVDNDAGGITTYSVAGATFGYQMLWVFIPMVVALFVVQEMGVRMGAVTGKGLADLIREKYGVRLILFAMLGLILSALGNTVAEFAGVAASVEIFGVSKYISVPVSALAVWWLVVKGTYQRVEKIFLVASLLYFSYIISGVLAEPPWGTVAAEMVTPHFQFESGYMAMLIGLVGTTIAPWMQFYIQSAVVEKGITVKEYRLSRLDVAVGVVMVNVVAAFIVVACAATLHKNGVAIETAQDAASALAPLAGSWASELFAFGLFNASLFAASILPLSTAYLICEALGFEAGVDKTWGEAPVFYGLYTFLVVIGAGVILLPNVPLIPIMLWSQVINGILLPLVLIFMLDLINDPDLMGEHVNSKFFNAISWLITVIMIVLTALLVGVSIYQGLFQ; this comes from the coding sequence ATGAAACTGACCAACTTGAAAAGAAGCATCATAATGTTTTTCGCGATCCTGGGGCCCGGTATAATTACCGCCAATGTCGACAATGACGCCGGGGGTATCACCACCTATTCTGTGGCCGGCGCTACCTTTGGCTACCAGATGCTGTGGGTTTTTATCCCGATGGTGGTGGCCCTTTTTGTTGTCCAGGAAATGGGCGTGCGCATGGGGGCGGTTACAGGCAAAGGACTGGCCGACCTGATCCGGGAGAAGTACGGTGTCCGCCTGATCCTCTTTGCCATGCTGGGCCTTATCCTGTCGGCGTTGGGCAACACGGTGGCCGAGTTCGCCGGTGTGGCTGCCAGTGTGGAGATATTTGGTGTGAGCAAATACATCTCCGTGCCGGTTTCCGCGCTGGCCGTGTGGTGGTTGGTGGTCAAGGGGACCTACCAGCGGGTGGAGAAGATTTTCCTGGTGGCGTCATTGCTTTATTTTTCCTATATCATTTCCGGTGTGCTGGCGGAACCGCCCTGGGGCACTGTGGCCGCTGAAATGGTTACTCCCCACTTTCAGTTTGAAAGCGGCTACATGGCTATGCTGATCGGCCTGGTCGGTACCACCATCGCGCCGTGGATGCAGTTTTATATCCAGTCGGCCGTGGTGGAAAAAGGCATTACCGTGAAGGAGTACCGGCTTTCACGCCTGGACGTGGCGGTTGGGGTGGTCATGGTCAACGTGGTGGCGGCCTTCATCGTGGTGGCCTGCGCAGCGACACTGCACAAGAACGGCGTCGCCATCGAGACCGCCCAGGACGCGGCCAGCGCCCTGGCGCCCCTGGCCGGCAGCTGGGCCTCCGAGCTGTTTGCCTTTGGCCTCTTCAACGCTTCCCTGTTTGCTGCTTCCATCCTGCCGCTTTCCACGGCCTACCTTATCTGCGAGGCCCTGGGCTTTGAGGCCGGGGTGGACAAGACCTGGGGGGAGGCGCCGGTGTTCTATGGCCTGTACACTTTCCTGGTTGTCATAGGCGCCGGAGTTATCCTGCTTCCCAATGTGCCCTTGATCCCGATCATGCTCTGGTCGCAGGTCATCAACGGCATACTGCTGCCGCTCGTGCTGATCTTCATGCTGGACCTGATCAACGATCCGGACCTGATGGGCGAACACGTCAATTCAAAGTTTTTCAATGCAATCTCCTGGCTTATCACCGTAATCATGATTGTCCTGACCGCGCTGCTGGTGGGCGTCTCCATCTACCAGGGCCTTTTCCAATAA
- a CDS encoding magnesium transporter MgtE N-terminal domain-containing protein, which yields MSDITILGEFFISSILGRKISDVTGHKVGTVRDLAVRWDAVCPRVTGIKYGKGIQELIRVSDVAEISSKGLTLKAPFGENTLHTLQEDEILVKKWLLDKQIVDMKGSKLVRINDIKLSWVQHKVDIALMLTAVDVGVRGLIRRITGLEPKTERIPSNLVGWQYLEPIRSRTANIKLAKANDKFSKLHPADIAEIIEDLDQYERPDFINTLDDQTAAEALGEVDLETQVDIIETMDSERASRILEEMAPDEAADLLGELTREKSDELLNLMEPEEAEDVRELMEYEDGTAGALMTTEFIAFQFNMTAQEAIDKLREVAPSAEIIYYMYVLDDDEKLLGVVSLRDLIIARPPTPLGEIMQDRVISVMTGDDPRDILEAIMKYDLIAVPVTNKTGRMVGIVTVDDAMDSIIPDRKSLESFSYFIMRKAFGRNRR from the coding sequence ATGAGCGATATCACCATACTGGGAGAGTTTTTTATAAGTTCGATCCTGGGCCGGAAGATTTCTGACGTCACCGGCCACAAGGTGGGGACTGTGCGGGACCTGGCGGTGCGTTGGGACGCGGTCTGTCCCCGGGTTACCGGGATCAAGTACGGCAAGGGTATCCAGGAGCTCATTCGCGTCTCCGATGTCGCCGAGATCAGCAGCAAAGGGCTGACCTTAAAGGCTCCGTTTGGCGAGAACACCCTGCACACCCTGCAGGAAGACGAAATCCTGGTCAAAAAGTGGCTCCTTGACAAGCAGATCGTCGACATGAAGGGTTCGAAACTGGTCCGGATCAACGATATCAAGCTGTCCTGGGTCCAGCACAAGGTAGACATCGCGCTGATGCTGACTGCGGTGGACGTCGGCGTGCGCGGCCTGATCCGCAGGATCACCGGTTTGGAGCCCAAGACGGAGCGGATTCCCTCCAACCTGGTCGGCTGGCAGTACCTGGAACCGATCCGATCCCGTACCGCCAATATCAAACTGGCGAAGGCCAACGATAAATTCAGCAAGCTGCACCCGGCCGATATTGCCGAAATCATTGAGGACCTGGACCAATACGAACGTCCGGACTTCATCAATACCCTGGACGACCAGACCGCCGCCGAGGCTTTGGGCGAAGTGGATCTGGAAACCCAGGTCGACATTATTGAAACCATGGACAGCGAACGGGCGTCGAGGATCCTGGAGGAAATGGCGCCGGACGAGGCAGCCGACCTGTTGGGCGAACTGACCCGGGAAAAGTCGGACGAACTCTTAAACCTGATGGAGCCGGAGGAAGCGGAAGACGTCCGGGAACTTATGGAATACGAGGACGGCACCGCCGGCGCCCTCATGACGACCGAGTTTATCGCCTTTCAGTTCAACATGACCGCTCAGGAAGCTATCGACAAGCTGCGGGAAGTGGCGCCCTCAGCCGAGATTATCTATTATATGTATGTCCTGGACGATGATGAGAAGCTCTTGGGCGTGGTATCGCTGCGCGACCTGATTATCGCCAGGCCGCCCACCCCCCTGGGTGAGATCATGCAGGACCGGGTTATCAGCGTCATGACTGGTGACGACCCTCGTGATATCCTGGAAGCGATCATGAAGTATGACCTGATTGCCGTCCCGGTCACCAACAAGACCGGCCGCATGGTGGGCATCGTGACCGTGGACGACGCCATGGATTCCATCATCCCGGACCGCAAAAGCCTGGAGAGTTTCTCCTATTTTATAATGCGCAAAGCCTTCGGCCGCAACAGACGCTAA
- a CDS encoding NAD(P)H-dependent flavin oxidoreductase gives MKFPQLKIGNLIPRYPIIQGGMAIRVSTAPLAAAVANAGGIGIIAATGMSVAELKNEIRQARRLTKGIIGINIMFAVRQFATLVHEAIDEKIDLIITGAGFSRDIFKWGADAGVPIVSIVSSSKLAKIAEKSGASAVVAEGAEAGGHLGTDRSIFEILPEIVANVKLPVIAAGGIIDGSGIARVMRMGASGVQMATRFVLSLECAVSDAFKQMYLKAHPEDVMIIRSPVGMPGRALRNPFVSDVMGGCPAPIQGCELCLKDCSREYCIIQALENARLGMIDKGVVFAGKNVSQIKDILPVQRIFDNLITQYEAEPD, from the coding sequence ATGAAATTTCCACAGCTAAAAATCGGCAACCTGATTCCACGCTATCCTATTATACAAGGCGGCATGGCCATACGGGTCTCCACGGCCCCCCTGGCGGCGGCAGTTGCCAACGCCGGCGGGATCGGGATCATAGCAGCGACCGGGATGTCGGTGGCGGAATTAAAAAACGAAATCAGGCAGGCCAGGCGGCTGACCAAGGGTATTATCGGGATCAACATCATGTTTGCCGTCCGGCAATTTGCGACTCTGGTGCATGAAGCCATAGATGAAAAAATAGACCTTATCATAACCGGCGCAGGCTTCTCGCGCGATATTTTCAAATGGGGCGCGGACGCCGGAGTGCCGATTGTATCGATAGTTTCTTCCAGCAAGCTGGCTAAAATAGCCGAAAAGTCCGGGGCCTCGGCGGTGGTGGCCGAAGGAGCCGAGGCCGGCGGTCACCTGGGCACCGACCGCTCCATCTTTGAAATCCTGCCGGAAATTGTCGCCAACGTGAAGCTTCCGGTGATTGCCGCCGGCGGTATTATAGACGGCAGCGGCATTGCCAGGGTCATGCGGATGGGCGCCAGCGGTGTCCAAATGGCCACGCGCTTCGTCTTGAGCCTGGAATGCGCGGTGTCGGACGCGTTTAAACAAATGTACCTGAAGGCCCACCCGGAAGATGTAATGATTATCCGGAGCCCGGTCGGCATGCCAGGCCGGGCGTTGCGCAATCCCTTTGTGAGCGATGTGATGGGCGGCTGCCCCGCCCCGATCCAGGGATGTGAACTGTGCCTGAAGGATTGTTCCAGGGAGTACTGCATTATCCAGGCGCTGGAGAACGCGCGACTGGGCATGATTGACAAAGGCGTGGTCTTCGCCGGCAAAAACGTGAGCCAGATCAAAGATATCCTGCCGGTGCAGAGGATATTCGATAATCTAATAACGCAGTACGAGGCTGAGCCCGATTAA
- a CDS encoding AI-2E family transporter, producing the protein MNAIINIGLFITTLLIAVIAFKLVIPYLLPFLLGLILAVIMEPLVNLLLRLKLPRWAATAIAMLVTVGSLVTVTTLAIAKIVVELTKFLYNLPRVIERGAQVC; encoded by the coding sequence TTGAACGCTATTATTAATATCGGCTTATTCATCACCACCCTGTTGATCGCTGTAATTGCCTTTAAACTGGTTATCCCCTATTTGCTCCCGTTTCTTCTGGGCCTTATTCTCGCCGTGATTATGGAGCCATTGGTAAACCTGTTATTGCGGCTGAAGTTGCCGCGCTGGGCGGCCACGGCTATAGCCATGCTGGTCACGGTCGGTTCTCTTGTGACTGTCACCACCCTGGCCATTGCCAAAATAGTAGTTGAGTTGACCAAGTTTCTGTACAACTTACCCCGAGTTATAGAGAGAGGGGCACAGGTTTGTTAA
- a CDS encoding DMT family transporter, with amino-acid sequence MLISKEWRGLLLIVLAASLWGVSGSVAKHIFNQQVSPFDLTAIRLFFSFVLLFLYLAATNRSLLRISLSDIPYFLTFGCFGVALVQFAYLFTISQTNVATAVFLEYLAPVLAALYGMVFLKERPHFFKVLALFLAVCGGMFIVNGSPGGGLTVNRAGLISGLVSACGFAFYSIYSKKGLARHNSWTVLTYGSAAGSLLWSFYLPAWQAMAGHSITNWLFFLYIVVFATILPYGFFILGLKYLDPVKAGIISTLEPVIAAVVAWLFLREALFPLQVLGGALVCAAVIMVQAAGTVDRVPQ; translated from the coding sequence TTGTTAATATCTAAAGAATGGCGCGGCTTGCTTTTGATAGTCCTGGCGGCGTCCCTGTGGGGCGTCTCTGGTTCGGTCGCCAAGCACATCTTCAACCAGCAGGTTAGTCCTTTTGATCTTACCGCAATCAGGCTTTTCTTTTCCTTTGTCCTTTTATTTCTCTACCTAGCCGCGACAAACCGCTCCCTGCTGCGGATATCACTGTCGGATATTCCCTACTTCCTTACTTTCGGGTGTTTCGGCGTGGCTCTGGTACAGTTTGCTTATCTTTTCACCATCAGCCAGACCAACGTGGCCACCGCGGTATTTCTCGAATACCTGGCCCCGGTCCTGGCTGCCCTGTACGGTATGGTCTTTTTGAAGGAACGGCCCCACTTTTTTAAGGTCCTCGCCCTCTTCCTGGCCGTCTGCGGCGGTATGTTTATTGTAAACGGAAGCCCGGGCGGCGGCCTGACGGTCAACCGGGCCGGGCTCATCAGCGGTTTGGTCTCGGCTTGCGGCTTCGCCTTTTACAGCATCTACAGCAAAAAAGGTCTGGCCCGCCACAACTCCTGGACAGTCTTGACCTACGGGTCGGCGGCAGGGTCCCTGTTGTGGAGCTTTTACCTGCCCGCCTGGCAGGCTATGGCCGGGCATTCCATTACAAACTGGTTGTTTTTTCTGTACATCGTCGTTTTTGCCACCATCCTGCCTTACGGCTTTTTCATCCTCGGTTTAAAATACCTGGACCCCGTCAAGGCCGGCATCATCAGCACGCTGGAGCCGGTCATCGCAGCGGTGGTAGCCTGGCTTTTCCTGCGCGAGGCCCTCTTTCCCCTGCAGGTGCTGGGCGGCGCGCTGGTATGCGCCGCCGTAATCATGGTCCAGGCGGCAGGGACGGTTGATAGAGTTCCACAATGA
- a CDS encoding coiled-coil domain-containing protein codes for MNRAVRRGLFVVLTIAVGLLAAFDGSRAANPVAGPAALEGRNEAVNRLAGLNEQERALVAELLDWDVRIEAARQEHERLTGEIPVVRQALADSEAGLQVTREQLRAGRDRLGQWVNFLYRYGPVAYLEVILSAVDFNDFVARAESVKTIIIGQVRLLEEVRDLQRHQEEQAETLRQAQAGLTAKITALSQKLVEMDRDRAGREAFLADLRQQSTGLADEVLQSETVLYQSITSLRYLLSHLNSLPWNSLSPEKFSLSGRGLRIEFADQEINKVFFGQDDPNLASLSVRSSSGLFAISGRAEAAGTDFRMEGAFVLDGDGKVRFQPARVLLAGLPVTSEVLKYIASEQSLSVDLGDRTRGYRLTDIRSEEGKLIVELYQPSLPPGP; via the coding sequence GTGAACAGGGCAGTGAGGCGCGGCCTTTTTGTTGTATTAACCATCGCGGTCGGTCTCCTGGCCGCCTTTGACGGCAGCCGGGCAGCTAACCCGGTTGCTGGACCTGCGGCGCTGGAAGGGCGCAATGAGGCCGTAAACAGGCTGGCGGGGCTGAATGAGCAAGAAAGAGCGCTGGTAGCGGAACTCCTGGATTGGGATGTCAGGATAGAGGCCGCGCGGCAGGAACACGAGCGGCTCACCGGTGAAATCCCGGTGGTGCGGCAGGCCCTGGCGGATTCCGAGGCCGGTTTGCAAGTGACCCGCGAGCAGTTGCGCGCGGGCCGGGACAGGCTTGGCCAGTGGGTCAACTTTCTGTACCGCTACGGTCCCGTTGCCTACCTGGAGGTGATCCTGAGTGCGGTGGATTTTAACGATTTTGTAGCAAGGGCGGAATCAGTAAAGACCATCATTATCGGTCAGGTAAGGTTGCTCGAAGAGGTCAGGGACCTGCAGCGCCACCAGGAGGAGCAGGCGGAAACCCTGCGGCAGGCGCAGGCCGGACTTACGGCCAAAATCACGGCCCTGTCTCAAAAGCTTGTCGAAATGGACCGTGACCGGGCCGGGCGGGAAGCTTTTCTGGCGGATCTCAGGCAGCAGTCCACGGGCTTGGCCGACGAGGTGCTCCAGTCTGAAACTGTCCTTTATCAGTCAATTACTTCTCTGCGCTACCTGCTGTCTCACCTGAACTCGCTGCCCTGGAACAGCTTGTCTCCGGAAAAATTTTCGCTGAGCGGGAGAGGTCTGCGGATAGAGTTCGCGGACCAGGAAATAAATAAGGTTTTTTTTGGACAGGATGACCCGAACCTGGCTTCGCTTTCCGTGCGCTCTTCCAGTGGGTTGTTTGCCATCTCCGGCCGCGCTGAAGCCGCTGGTACCGATTTCAGGATGGAAGGCGCCTTTGTGCTGGACGGGGACGGTAAGGTCCGCTTTCAGCCGGCTCGCGTGCTGCTCGCGGGACTGCCGGTAACCAGTGAAGTGCTGAAATATATAGCTTCAGAGCAGAGCCTGTCCGTTGACCTGGGTGATCGCACGCGGGGCTACCGCCTCACAGATATCCGTTCCGAAGAAGGCAAGCTCATTGTGGAACTCTATCAACCGTCCCTGCCGCCTGGACCATGA
- the galE gene encoding UDP-glucose 4-epimerase GalE: protein MNILVTGGAGYIGSHTVRELVNRGHQVVVLDNLTRGHQAAVKEGFLVKGDTSDRALLKQLFAEFEVDAVMHFAASSQVGESVRLPSDYYHNNVVKGLNLLDAMVESEVRYLVFSSTAAVYGEPREVPIPESHPANPTNPYGATKLALEGAMRWYGDAYGLRWASLRYFNAAGADPEGDIGEDHTPETHLIPLVLKVALGQMPHLEVYGNDYPTPDGTCVRDYIHVNDLAQAHILALDALAGGAPSSAYNLGNGNGYTVLDVIRTAGEVVGRTLPVKFTARRPGDPAMLVAGSDKIKSELGWQPLYPRLKDIIETAWRWHLSHPQGFEK, encoded by the coding sequence ATGAATATACTGGTTACCGGGGGGGCCGGCTATATCGGCAGTCACACCGTTCGCGAGCTTGTTAACAGGGGTCACCAGGTGGTAGTGTTGGACAACCTCACCAGGGGACACCAGGCTGCCGTAAAGGAAGGATTCCTGGTAAAAGGGGACACTTCCGACAGAGCTCTTTTGAAGCAGCTCTTTGCGGAGTTCGAGGTGGATGCCGTCATGCATTTCGCGGCCAGCAGCCAGGTCGGCGAGTCGGTCCGGCTTCCGTCGGACTACTACCACAACAACGTGGTCAAAGGCCTGAACCTTCTGGACGCTATGGTTGAGTCGGAGGTCCGCTATCTGGTTTTCTCCTCTACGGCGGCGGTTTACGGGGAACCGCGGGAGGTCCCCATACCGGAGTCCCATCCCGCCAACCCTACCAACCCCTACGGGGCAACCAAGCTGGCGCTGGAGGGCGCTATGCGCTGGTACGGCGACGCCTACGGCCTGCGCTGGGCCTCTCTGCGCTATTTCAACGCTGCGGGCGCCGATCCGGAGGGAGATATCGGGGAAGACCACACGCCCGAGACGCACCTGATTCCGCTGGTGCTTAAGGTTGCCCTGGGGCAGATGCCCCACCTCGAGGTTTACGGTAATGATTACCCCACGCCCGACGGTACCTGCGTGCGCGACTATATCCACGTCAACGACCTGGCCCAGGCCCATATCCTGGCCCTGGACGCGCTGGCCGGCGGAGCCCCTTCCAGCGCTTACAACCTGGGCAACGGCAACGGCTATACGGTCCTGGACGTTATCAGGACAGCCGGGGAAGTGGTGGGCAGGACCCTGCCTGTCAAATTTACGGCCAGGCGGCCCGGTGACCCGGCCATGCTGGTGGCCGGATCGGACAAGATTAAGAGCGAACTGGGCTGGCAGCCTCTATATCCACGACTGAAAGACATAATTGAAACTGCCTGGCGCTGGCATCTCAGTCACCCCCAGGGCTTTGAAAAGTGA